In Persicimonas caeni, a single window of DNA contains:
- a CDS encoding serine/threonine-protein kinase produces the protein MVDEKDDMVAYCPECGTEYDGHFNACPEDGTKLYHYRAAEKDNDPLIGTEIDGRFRIERVLGEGGMGKVYRAVQLSVDRPVALKVLHRAVGKNKEFIQRFLREARVISGFKHPNIVTLVDFGQDPHQDLLYLVMEMLDGGDLAGLLEGGRLRVALAVEIALQVCAALSEPHANGVVHRDLKPENLMLVVTSDGSLQVKVLDFGIAQAVGGDTKLTKTGMVYGTPKYMAPEQAKGAEMTGRTDIYALGIILFQMLVGQAPFDGDTAMQIALAQVQSPAPQVRDLLGPEDVPESLVHLVGDMLRKAPDQRPASVLEVRDRLEDVQNELENARVRLDVDQAFDERFSPWILEPVTAAAVRSASTGMRAPVPEATSDPSEPVDEARAVAPTEAAEVVVEERPAEQDVHTMAADPVPAHQAKGKSKGKLVLALLVLVLAAGGVAAWLLSSEYELAYEYAGPGSENAEYVWPWSDEADLSVPVGEGDGPAEDKPKKAATAK, from the coding sequence ATGGTGGACGAAAAAGACGACATGGTCGCCTACTGCCCCGAATGCGGTACGGAGTATGACGGCCACTTCAACGCCTGCCCCGAAGACGGCACAAAGCTGTACCATTATCGCGCCGCCGAGAAGGACAACGATCCGTTGATCGGCACCGAGATCGATGGGCGCTTTCGCATCGAACGGGTGCTTGGCGAGGGCGGCATGGGCAAGGTGTATCGGGCCGTGCAGTTGTCGGTCGACCGGCCCGTGGCCCTCAAAGTGCTGCACCGCGCGGTGGGCAAGAACAAGGAGTTCATCCAGCGCTTTTTGCGCGAGGCGCGGGTCATCTCCGGGTTCAAGCATCCCAACATCGTGACGCTGGTCGATTTCGGCCAGGACCCTCACCAAGACCTTCTGTACCTGGTCATGGAGATGCTCGACGGCGGCGACTTGGCCGGCCTGCTCGAGGGAGGGCGTCTGCGTGTCGCGCTCGCCGTCGAGATCGCCCTGCAGGTATGCGCCGCGCTTTCCGAGCCGCACGCCAACGGCGTCGTCCATCGCGACCTCAAGCCCGAAAACCTGATGCTCGTCGTCACCTCCGACGGCTCACTGCAGGTCAAGGTCCTCGACTTTGGCATCGCCCAGGCCGTCGGCGGTGATACCAAGCTCACCAAGACCGGCATGGTCTATGGGACCCCGAAGTACATGGCCCCCGAGCAGGCCAAGGGCGCCGAGATGACCGGGCGTACCGACATCTACGCGCTCGGCATCATCCTCTTCCAGATGCTCGTCGGTCAGGCGCCGTTCGACGGCGACACCGCCATGCAAATTGCCCTAGCGCAGGTTCAGAGTCCGGCGCCGCAGGTCCGTGACCTGCTGGGCCCCGAAGACGTCCCCGAGAGTCTCGTGCATCTTGTGGGCGACATGCTGCGCAAGGCCCCGGACCAGCGCCCCGCATCGGTTCTCGAAGTGCGCGATCGTCTCGAGGATGTCCAGAACGAGCTCGAGAACGCGCGTGTCCGTCTCGACGTCGACCAGGCATTCGACGAACGATTCTCGCCGTGGATTCTCGAGCCGGTCACCGCCGCAGCCGTGCGTTCGGCCTCGACGGGCATGCGCGCTCCAGTGCCCGAGGCGACGTCGGATCCCTCCGAGCCGGTCGACGAGGCCCGGGCCGTGGCGCCCACCGAGGCAGCAGAGGTCGTCGTCGAAGAGCGGCCCGCCGAACAGGACGTCCACACCATGGCCGCCGACCCGGTGCCTGCCCACCAGGCCAAAGGCAAGTCCAAAGGCAAGCTCGTCTTGGCGTTATTGGTGCTCGTGCTCGCCGCCGGCGGCGTGGCGGCCTGGTTGCTGTCGTCCGAGTACGAGCTGGCCTACGAATACGCCGGTCCGGGCTCGGAGAACGCCGAGTACGTTTGGCCTTGGTCCGATGAGGCCGACTTGTCGGTGCCCGTCGGAGAGGGCGATGGCCCGGCGGAGGACAAGCCCAAGAAGGCCGCCACCGCGAAGTGA
- the grpE gene encoding nucleotide exchange factor GrpE → MVFPYDKRPRGSGSRYVPLDVARQIAQQRDELLAEVQKLRRQNNRLESAVEAADSKQAALSRRVAEAEREARELRAELAEQADLAEQPREHQPEEQQDAQGEQTSHEERAEVHQETPAEHLVARLSQRIEELEADLDRVRERTQRTVDNARRDERVRILAGLGAVLDSIERGLDIGADTAWRRGLEAIRSQLMAFFRAEGATLLGEPGERMNPKIHEAIQTVDADGVDKGHIVEVERHGLQLEDGTLVRPAKVVVAR, encoded by the coding sequence ATGGTCTTTCCTTACGATAAGCGCCCCCGCGGATCGGGCTCCCGCTACGTTCCGCTCGACGTCGCCCGCCAAATTGCCCAGCAGCGAGACGAGCTGTTGGCCGAAGTCCAGAAACTTCGCCGCCAGAACAACCGGCTCGAATCTGCCGTGGAGGCGGCCGATTCCAAGCAGGCTGCGCTGAGCCGACGCGTCGCCGAGGCCGAGCGCGAGGCCCGCGAGCTGCGCGCCGAGCTTGCCGAGCAGGCCGACCTTGCGGAGCAACCGCGCGAGCACCAACCGGAGGAGCAGCAAGACGCGCAGGGAGAGCAGACATCACACGAGGAGCGGGCAGAGGTTCACCAGGAGACCCCTGCCGAGCACCTCGTCGCACGCTTGAGTCAGCGTATCGAAGAACTCGAAGCCGACCTCGATCGGGTGCGCGAGCGCACCCAGCGTACCGTCGACAACGCCCGCCGCGACGAGCGCGTGCGCATCCTCGCCGGATTGGGCGCCGTGCTCGACTCCATCGAGCGCGGCCTCGACATCGGCGCCGACACCGCCTGGCGCCGGGGCCTCGAGGCGATCCGCTCCCAGCTCATGGCGTTCTTCCGCGCCGAGGGCGCCACGCTCTTGGGCGAGCCCGGCGAGCGCATGAACCCCAAGATCCACGAAGCCATCCAAACGGTCGACGCCGACGGAGTCGACAAGGGCCACATCGTCGAGGTCGAGCGCCACGGCCTGCAACTCGAAGACGGCACCCTCGTGCGACCCGCCAAGGTCGTCGTGGCTCGCTGA
- a CDS encoding crotonase/enoyl-CoA hydratase family protein: protein MEEFGDLKSLAVSRDGAIATVELIGPGKGNAMGPDFWAETPGVFDALDADDSVRAVVVRGRGDHFTYGLDLKASAQTLMPMIAGQNLAKERTELHALIREWQQAFTSIAKCRKPVIAAIDGWCIGGGVNMIAACDVRVCTANAKFSLREPRIAITPDVGALQRLPGIIGEGATRLMAFTAGDYDAEFAERVGLVEQVFADREALDAGVEEICSQIAANAPLAVQGAKRVLNYCKDASEEAGLEYVATWNSAFLQSKDLGEAFAAFAQGRDPNYEGH from the coding sequence ATGGAAGAATTCGGCGATTTGAAATCTTTGGCAGTCTCTCGCGACGGCGCCATCGCTACCGTCGAGCTGATCGGCCCGGGCAAAGGAAACGCGATGGGCCCCGACTTCTGGGCCGAGACGCCGGGCGTGTTCGACGCGCTCGACGCGGACGACTCGGTGCGCGCGGTCGTGGTGCGCGGCCGCGGCGACCACTTCACCTACGGGCTCGACCTGAAGGCGAGCGCACAGACGCTCATGCCGATGATCGCCGGGCAGAACTTGGCCAAGGAGCGCACCGAGCTGCACGCGCTCATCCGCGAGTGGCAGCAGGCGTTCACCTCCATCGCCAAGTGCCGAAAGCCGGTCATCGCGGCCATCGACGGCTGGTGCATCGGCGGCGGCGTCAACATGATCGCCGCGTGCGACGTACGCGTGTGCACCGCCAATGCCAAGTTCAGCCTGCGCGAGCCGCGCATCGCGATTACGCCCGACGTGGGCGCTCTGCAGCGACTGCCGGGCATCATCGGCGAAGGCGCCACGCGCCTGATGGCCTTTACGGCAGGCGACTACGACGCCGAATTCGCCGAAAGAGTCGGACTCGTCGAGCAAGTCTTCGCCGACCGCGAGGCGCTCGACGCAGGCGTCGAAGAGATCTGCAGCCAGATCGCCGCCAACGCCCCGTTGGCCGTCCAGGGTGCCAAGCGCGTGCTCAACTACTGCAAGGACGCCTCCGAAGAGGCGGGCCTGGAGTACGTGGCGACCTGGAACAGCGCGTTTTTGCAGTCGAAGGACCTGGGCGAGGCGTTCGCGGCGTTCGCCCAGGGGCGAGATCCGAATTATGAGGGGCATTGA
- a CDS encoding ribonuclease D — protein sequence MRTLWIDQPEQLRDFCAQIEGDVIAFDTESDHFHAYQAQVCLIQVGSRESSALIDPLALDADELEPLFELLRDPSVVTILHAGRNDILEMDRDYGVIISNLFDTQIAAKFLGYERNSLSWLQEEIIGDKPGQYSTFDWTTRPIPPKAREYAAADVADLFALRDRFLPELEAALWLEPFHQQCAYVTSITKYEPSPFDEEGWRKIDRRKNLDGEQRACLRELYVLRHEICTEENRAALHIFPDAALRKIFRDRPQTIADLEAIRRLPDETIEAHGERILEALERSQHCEPPPERPPRKSRPRLSNAHRSRYSALKDWRNETSESLDLAGEFIATNATLFDVAEDPPTCVEGLDAFAGILPWHREMFGEEILEVIERAS from the coding sequence ATGCGCACTCTCTGGATCGACCAGCCCGAGCAACTTCGAGATTTCTGCGCTCAGATCGAAGGCGACGTCATCGCCTTCGATACCGAGAGCGACCACTTCCATGCCTATCAGGCGCAGGTCTGCCTGATCCAGGTGGGCTCGCGCGAGTCGAGCGCGCTCATCGACCCGCTGGCGCTCGACGCCGACGAGCTCGAGCCGCTCTTCGAGCTTCTGCGTGACCCCTCCGTGGTCACGATCCTGCACGCCGGGCGCAACGACATTCTCGAAATGGATCGCGACTACGGCGTGATCATCTCGAACCTGTTCGATACCCAGATTGCCGCCAAATTTCTGGGTTACGAGCGCAACAGCTTGAGCTGGCTGCAAGAGGAGATCATCGGCGATAAGCCGGGGCAGTACTCGACGTTCGACTGGACCACGCGTCCGATTCCGCCCAAGGCGCGCGAGTATGCGGCGGCCGACGTCGCCGACCTGTTCGCGCTGCGCGACCGGTTTTTGCCCGAACTCGAAGCGGCGCTGTGGCTCGAGCCGTTCCACCAGCAATGTGCCTACGTCACCTCCATCACCAAATACGAGCCGTCGCCATTCGACGAGGAAGGCTGGCGAAAGATCGACCGGCGCAAGAATCTCGACGGCGAGCAGCGCGCGTGTCTGCGCGAGCTCTACGTGTTGCGCCACGAGATTTGTACCGAAGAGAATCGCGCCGCGCTGCATATCTTCCCCGATGCCGCCTTGCGAAAGATCTTTCGCGACCGTCCGCAGACGATCGCCGACCTCGAGGCTATCCGTCGGCTGCCCGACGAGACCATCGAGGCGCACGGCGAGCGCATTTTGGAGGCGCTCGAGCGCTCCCAGCACTGTGAGCCGCCGCCCGAGCGGCCGCCCCGAAAGTCGCGCCCGCGTCTGAGCAACGCCCACCGCAGCCGCTACTCGGCGCTCAAGGACTGGCGCAACGAGACCTCCGAGTCGCTCGACCTCGCCGGTGAATTCATCGCCACCAACGCCACGCTCTTCGACGTGGCCGAGGACCCGCCGACCTGTGTCGAGGGACTCGACGCCTTTGCTGGAATCCTCCCCTGGCATCGTGAGATGTTCGGCGAAGAGATCCTCGAGGTCATCGAGAGGGCTTCTTAG
- a CDS encoding GGDEF domain-containing protein has translation MKTQLVILLVVLGSLLGVVASAAAQPVKLDDPAQTYSLVEHGHFVPDLDGRWTADNIDGLAEAARAAQTGVSEERVRSTERFWLVTSVRNDSQEARWVVSLLVSYLPEVALVVEDEEGERILTRSGESTGLTQILPVVGNAQPVILEPGEVNTLYLLVRARPEPGVDPSELVLRSQPAWSPHAFQLTGFVLLCLGAMIAMSLFSLVIWARFRTTTYLWFSLFAATTSLLWATAYGVVQLFWGASFDISLLNFGANASSLVFCTLFVRRLLETYELSAKVDRTFLVVAAAAASLLVAMFVMPHGLTYTLNALAALLVWVLLVGATVYATVRGSREARLLLVAWGVFLVSAFLTIIEGLGASLPTLQVRLWTIGTTAAGMLLMGLTMGSQMRRLLIEKRSAERDARTDALTDLRNRTAFEFDFRKRAAAYNAGRYAEVMVAFMDLDGLKGINDARGHETGDNLLRTFARLLEREFRDDDRAYRLGGDEFVLLLPARSAPEKGEHKWLQMRLEGIIAEVRASGFPEADVSFGLASLSETGGNRKETLARADARMYKNKRRKRV, from the coding sequence ATGAAGACTCAGCTCGTCATCCTCCTCGTCGTCCTCGGCTCGCTGCTGGGAGTCGTGGCTTCTGCAGCCGCGCAGCCGGTGAAGCTCGACGACCCGGCGCAGACTTACTCGCTGGTCGAGCACGGCCATTTTGTGCCCGACTTGGATGGACGCTGGACCGCCGACAACATCGACGGACTAGCCGAGGCGGCGCGCGCCGCCCAGACGGGCGTGTCCGAAGAGCGCGTGCGCAGCACCGAGCGTTTCTGGCTGGTGACTTCGGTTCGAAACGACAGCCAAGAGGCCCGCTGGGTCGTTTCCCTGCTCGTGTCGTACCTGCCCGAGGTGGCGCTGGTGGTCGAGGACGAGGAGGGCGAGCGCATCCTCACCCGCAGCGGCGAGTCGACCGGGCTGACGCAGATTCTTCCCGTAGTCGGCAATGCCCAGCCGGTCATCCTCGAGCCGGGCGAGGTCAACACGCTCTATCTGCTCGTCCGTGCGCGCCCCGAGCCGGGCGTCGACCCCTCCGAACTCGTCCTTCGCTCGCAGCCGGCTTGGTCGCCGCACGCCTTTCAGCTCACCGGATTCGTGCTGCTTTGCCTGGGCGCGATGATCGCGATGAGCCTCTTCTCGCTGGTCATCTGGGCGCGTTTTCGCACCACGACTTACCTGTGGTTTAGCCTCTTTGCCGCCACGACGAGCTTGTTGTGGGCGACCGCCTACGGCGTCGTGCAGCTCTTTTGGGGCGCGTCGTTCGACATCTCGCTGCTCAACTTCGGCGCGAACGCGTCGAGTCTGGTCTTCTGCACGCTCTTCGTTCGCCGTCTCTTGGAGACCTACGAGTTGTCCGCAAAGGTCGACCGGACGTTCTTGGTGGTCGCCGCGGCCGCAGCGAGCCTGCTCGTTGCGATGTTCGTCATGCCACACGGGCTGACCTACACGCTCAACGCGTTGGCGGCGCTGCTCGTCTGGGTGTTGTTGGTCGGCGCGACCGTCTACGCCACCGTCCGCGGCAGCCGGGAGGCTCGCCTGCTCTTGGTGGCGTGGGGCGTCTTTCTGGTGAGCGCCTTCTTGACGATCATCGAAGGCTTGGGCGCCTCGCTTCCCACGTTGCAGGTGCGGCTGTGGACCATCGGCACGACGGCGGCTGGCATGCTCTTGATGGGGCTGACGATGGGCAGTCAGATGCGCCGCCTCCTCATCGAGAAACGAAGCGCCGAGCGCGACGCGCGCACCGACGCGTTGACCGACCTGCGCAACCGCACCGCGTTCGAGTTCGACTTTCGCAAGCGCGCAGCGGCTTATAACGCCGGGCGCTACGCTGAGGTGATGGTCGCGTTCATGGACCTCGACGGCCTCAAGGGCATCAATGACGCCCGCGGCCACGAGACCGGCGACAATCTGCTGCGCACCTTCGCGCGCCTGCTCGAGCGGGAGTTTCGTGACGACGACCGCGCCTACCGGCTCGGCGGCGACGAGTTCGTCTTGTTGCTGCCGGCGCGCTCGGCGCCCGAGAAGGGCGAGCACAAGTGGCTGCAGATGCGCCTCGAGGGGATCATCGCCGAGGTGCGCGCCAGTGGGTTTCCCGAGGCGGACGTCAGCTTCGGGCTGGCCAGCCTGTCGGAGACGGGCGGCAACCGCAAAGAGACGCTCGCCCGGGCCGACGCGCGGATGTACAAGAACAAGCGGCGCAAGCGGGTTTAG